The window GCTCGATCGCCGCTGCGCTCTCCAGCGGCTGGTTCGGCGGCACCAAATTCGAAACCTGGAACAGGCTCGGCAGTTCGAAACCCTGCGCGAAGTTGCCGTACACCACGTCAGAGGTATTGAGTTCGAAGGTGGCTCCGAAGTTGTAGGCGGTGCCGGAGTTGGCTCCGCTACCGCCGGGTCGGAAGGCCTGCAGGAAGTCGAAAACGCGTACCCCGCTGCCGATCTTGAACTCGACATCCTCGTAGCGCACGCCGCCGCTCAACAGCAGCCGGTCGCTGGCCTCGAAGTCGAACTGCGCGAAGTAGCCCTCGGTTTCGAGATCGAAGGGATAGAGGAAGAGGTCGTCGCGGATCGGCGTCGTCAGGTCGCGGTCCACATCGAAGTTCGGGCCCACGCCGAAAACCAGCGCCCGGCTGCCGCGGGTCTGATCCTCCCAGTCGATGCCGACCAGTAGGTTCAGCCGCTCGCCGAAGGCCCGCGAGTACTGCGAGCGGAAGCCCTCGCTGCTGTCGAGCTGGGTCTTCTGGTAGTTGTTCGGGAAGACCGCCGGCAGGGGAATGGCCCGCAGATCAACCCAGGCGCCGATGATCTCGTCTTCGCGCTCGTAGTACTGCAGGGCGAGTTGGCCGCCGCCGAGGTCGGCGTGGGAGTAGCGCGCGCTGAACAGCCCTTTCTCGTCGATCGGTTCGTTGGCGGAGCCGTAGTTGAAGGAGAGCTGGTTCGAACTCTCTCGGCCGGTGGCGAAGCCATCGTCGCGCAGCACCGTCTCGAACACCCGGCCGTCGAGGTCGCGCTCGACGAAGCTGTAGAAGCCCTCGACCCGCTGGCTGGGCGTCAGGTCGTAGCCGAGCTTGCCGAAGTAGCTCGTGTCGTCGGTGAAGCCGTAGTAGACCGGGTTGGCGATGTCTCCTTCGCCGTCGAAGACGCCGTTCTGCGAGTCATAGCTGCCGGAGACCAGATAGTCGAAGCTGCCGAGCCTGCCGGACACCAGAGCCGCCGTTTTGTAGCTCAGCGCGTCCTCGCCGAAGGGTGAACTGGCGCCGGTGTAGGAAGTCGCCTGCTGGCGAAGCTGGAGGCGGAACGCATCGTCCGCCGCGCCTCGGGTCAGCATCTGGATGACGCCACCGGTGGCGCCGGCGCCGTAATTGGAGGTAGGTCCGTAGAGCACTTCCACTCGATCGACCACGGCGGGCTCGAATTTCACCAGCGGGCTCTCGGAAAAGCCGGCGCCGCCGTTGTAGATCAGGGGCACCCCGTCGAACAGGTATTGCGGCTCTCGGCCGCGCAGGGTCTGATTGCGGATCAGGTCGATGAAGGTTGGCGCGCCGTAGCCCGGAATCTGGCGCCCGAGCACGTCGCCGACGTTCGAACTCTTGGCGAGGTCCTCGCGCAGGTCGAGAGAGTCGACCACCGTGGTGGTGCGCACCAGCTCGCTCTGCCGCTGCTCTCGCCGACCCGCCGTGACGACAATCTCGTCCTCGACGACGTCTTTCGACTCCGCTTCCCGCAGGGCCCGGTCCGAGATCTCGGCATCGGTCCGTTTGGCGGCGGCCGGGGTCTCGGGGGTGGTGGGCGATTCGGAAGTGGCCAGCGGATTCGCCGCGGCCGTCGCCTCGGGCAGTTGCGCAAGAACATGCGGGGCGCAAGGCAGTCCGAGGCAGAAGCAGGTGGCGATGGCGAAATTCGTCGCGCGGAAAATCTTCACTTTCGGCTCCTTTGTGATGGAAATGGCGGTCTTTTGGGTGGGTCCGAAGCGACCGCGTTGACAAAGAGTACCAAAATGGTACAGATTACGCTAGGCGATTCGTTTTCGAAGCGTCATGCACGATCGCTTCGCCCTACCTGAAGGTGAAATTGGTTTCCCTATTTGAGGCTTGCCGCCCGGAGAATGAATGATGAGGATGCGACCTACCCCGTCCGTTGGAAGTGAACAATCCCTCGGTAGCCTGCTGTCAGCGCGCTGTCTTCGGCCCTTCGGCCGGGCGACCTTGCTGACCGCCGGCTGCCTATGCCTGCTGCCGGCAGGCCTGTCGGCGCAGGTTGAGGAATCTACCGCCGGCGAGGAGCCGCCGGCCGCAGCGAAAGAGCAGCCCGCGGTGGAGACGGTGAGGGAGGAGATCATCGTCAAGGCGTCTCGCACCGAGTCGCCGGCCAGCGCCACTCCGGCCTCCGTGGTCTTGATCGATGCCGAGGCGGTGGAGTCGAACGCGGTGATCGCCGACGAACTCGCCAGCGTGCTGTCGCGCGAGGTGCCAGGATTTGCCCCGAGCATTCAGAAGCTCACCGGTCGCGGCGAGACGCAGCGCGGGCGCAATCCCCTGTACCTGATCGACGGAGTCAATCAACACAACGCCCTGCGCGACGGCAGCCGCGACGGCCACACCATCGACCTGGCCTTCGTCGAACGCATCGAGGTGATCAACGGCTCGAACGCCATCCAGGGCGTCGGCGCCACCGGTGGAGTGGTCAACATCCTCACCCGCGAGCCGGCCCTCGGGGCCGAGTGGAATTCCTCCATCGATCTGCGGCTGACGGGTTCGGCCAGCGAGTTCGATTCGGACTCCCTGGGCTACAAGGTTTCGGGACTGACCGGCGGTGGCGGCGATCGGTTTGGCCTGTTGGTCGGCGCCTCGCTGCACGAGCGCGGTCTGTTTTTCGACGCCGACGGCGAGGCGGTGGGCCTTTATCCGACCCAGGGAGACATCATGGACTCCCGAACGGTGGGCCTCTTCGGCAAGGCTCAGTGGGTGATCAGCGAGAATTCGGTAGTCAGCTTCCTGGCCAACGATTTCGATCTCGAGCGCAACGGCGACTTCTTTGCCGTGGCCGGCGACCGGTCGCGGGGCGTTCCCACGGGTACCGCCGAGGGCGACCCGTCGGCTCTGGTGGGCAATCCGGCGCGCAACGAGAACACCACCTTCTCGCTGACCCTCAACCAGAGCGACCTGGCCGGCGGCAGCCTGACGGCTCAGGTTTTCGACCAAGAATTCAAGGGGTTGTTCGAGGGCGGCACCTTCGGCGGCTTCTTCCGGTTGACGCCAAACGGACCGCCGTTTCTCGACCAATCGGCGGTGGTTTCGGAAAAGACCGGCCTCAAGCTGGCCTACAACCGGCCGTTCTCGAACGACCGCGTTCTGCTCACCGCCGGCTTCGATGTTTTTCGCGACGAGTCTGCCCAGGTGCTCGACCGTAGCGGTCGCGAATGGGTTCCGGAGACCCTCTTCGAGACCCTTTCGCCCTTCGCTCAGGTGAGCGTCGATCTGGGTGATCGGGTGACCCTCTCCGGTGGCGCCCGCTACGAGGACGCACGCCTCGAGGTGGACGACTACACCACCATCGCCGCCGCCAACTCGACCTTCGTCAGCGGCGGCGAGCCGGCCTTCGACGAAACCCTCGTGAACGCCGGCCTGATCGTGCGGCCGACCCAGGAGTGGGGCTTCTACGGCGCCTACAACGAGAGCTTCACGATGCCCGATGTCGGCCGGGTGCTGCGCTCCGTCAACGTGCCGGGCCTCGATGTCGACAACCTGTTCGATCTCGAACCGGTGATCGCCGACAATATCGAGCTGGGCGTCGAGTACACCCACCGACGGGGGTCGGCGCGCGCCTCGCTGTTCGAGTCCGTGGCGGAGAACGGTTCGCGCCTGTCGCTCAATGCGGCCGGCATCTTCGAGGTCGTGCGGCAGCGCACGGAGATCGAGGGCCTGGAGCTATTCTTCGAATTCCTGATCGACGAGGATTTCTCGCTCGCCGCCAACTACGCGCTCACCCAGGGCGAGTTCGATTCCGACGGCGACGACAGCGTCGATTCTGACCTCGACGGCCTCAACATCGGCCCGGATCGCCTGAATGTCTTCTTCAACGGCCGCTTCGGCGATCGCTTCGGCGGCTATGTCCAGGTGTCCTATTTCTTCGATCGCGACTTCGACGGCCCGGCGGCGCCGACCGGGCGTGACTTCGACGGTCATGCGCTGGTGGACCTGAGCGTGTCCTACGAGCTGCCCGTCGGCCAGCTGCGGCTGGGGCTGGAGAACCTGCTGAACGAGGACTACTTCACCTATTTCGCCCAGACCGAGCCGAACGCCCGCGCCGACACCTTCTTCAAGGGCAACGGCCGAACCGTCGGGCTGTCCTGGCGGGTCGACCTCTGATCGCGGAATACGGTCCCGTCGGCTAGGGCGGCGGAGGATCTTCGGCGAGCGCCCCGGCCGGTAGCTCGGCGCCGCCGCTCGCCTCGGCCTGCAGCAGGTAGCGCAGGTCTTCGGCGAAGGTCGCCTCCTCTTGGGCGCCGAGGTAGGAGGAGTAGATCAGGCCGTCGGCATCGAGAACGAAGGTGCTCGGGTATCCCGTCAGGCCACCGAACAGGGAGGCGCTGACCGCCTCGGGATCGAGCAGGATCGGATAGCTCACCGCCATCTCCTGAAGGTAGGGTTCGACCACCGATCGCCCTTCGCGATCGGTGGCGATCCCGACGACGGCGACGCCGCGCTCGGCATACGCGCGGTGCAGGCGCTCCAGCGCCGGCATTTCCTCGCGGCACGCCAGGCACCAGGTAGCCCAGAAGTTGATCAGCAGAATCCGGCCGCGGAAGGCGCTCAGCCGGTGCAGTTCACCATCGAGACCGAGAAGCTCGAAGTCCGGCCCGGGAAGGGTGCGGGCCACCTCGATCGCCGGCCGCGGCGTCGGTGCTGCGGGCGCCGGCGGTCCGCAGGCGACGAGCGCCCAGGCGGCCGAGGCGCCGGCGGCGATGCCGGCCAGGGAGCGGCCGAGGCGCCGCCGCCGGCCGGCGCGACGCGGTTCAGTCGCCGCCACCGGCCGCTTCCTCCTCGTTCTCGCCGTCCTCCCCTGTGCGCAGCTCGTCGATGGTGCCGGTGGCTTCGCCGCGGCCTTCGCAGTGGGCACAGGTCAAGACCAGCGTTTCCGGATGATCCCGGCGCCACTCCGACCAGCGGTGTATGGCCCAGGCATCGTCGGGCAGCTCGGCGAGCTGCTCGCCGGTGAAGGCCCCCTCGCGGGACTCGCCCGACGCCTGGTGCCAGAGGGAGTCGGTCTTGGTGTCGTACATCATGAGGTTCCCATCGATCAATTTGCCGGAAACTCCCAGGGTTAACTCTTCATCTCCAACACGGCGGTCGTGGACCACGACCGATTGTTCGGACGGTCACCAGGATGCCGCGATCGGCTGTCCTCCTACCCGGTCGTTGACGATCTGGTGGTTCTTGAGGACGTAGAGCGGGTAGGCCCGCGACTCGCCCCCGGCGCTCACCCCGACGACGCTGACGCCGCCGGCCAGCGTCGCGTCTTCGGCGGCCAGCAGGGTCGGGCGGACGAGGGCCAGTTTGGCGTCCTTGGCGCGGTATTCCAGCAGGCCGTGGAACGGCTTGCCGCCGGTGACCGTCTCGGCTTGGCTGCCGTGGGCATCTGGCGTTTCGGCGCCCGGGGTGGGCTCGCTCGACGAGCACCCCAGCAGGGAAAAGGTGGTCAATATCGCGCTCAGGGTGGTCCAGGGGAGGGATCGTTTGCTCAAGGCTCGGTCTCCGGAGTGGATGAAAAGAGATCGCCCCAGGGTCGTGGGGCGACGGGTTCGTCGGGTACGGCTCGCCAGCGCTGCGAGGCCTGATCGAAGGCCAGCACGCGGTCGAGGGGTAGTGATTCGAATCGGCTGACGCTGTGGTCCGGCCAGGTGATTTCGACGTCCGCTTCGGCGGCGGCGCCGAGGCCGAAGTGGAGCGTTGCCGAATGGCTGCCGAGGTAGCTCTCGCCGATCGTCCGCCAGGCCGTATGGTGCCGCTCGCCGCCGTCCTCGCCGATCGTCCGCACCACCACCTTGGCGCCGGCCGCCCAGCGGTTCTTGGCGCTTCCCACGAGCTGCACGCCAAGCCAGCGACCGAGGCGCTCGGAGCGGTTGTACAGCAGCAAAGGCGAGGCGCCGTGGACCAGAACGCCGACGTCGACCCGCCCGTCGCGATCGACATCGGCGAAGGACATGCCGCGGCCGACGAACAGCTTGCCGAAAACCTCACCCGCCATTTCCGATACTTCGCGATAGGTGCCGTCGTCCCGGGCATAGAGCATCAGCTTCTGGGGGATCATCTTCGGATCGCTCAGCACTTCGAGGGTCCATTCGTCTTCCACCGTGGAGCCGTTGACCAGGAACAGGTCCGCCCGGCCGTCGAGGTCGAAGTCTCGGAATCCGGTCCCCCAGCCGACGAGATCGCGGCCGATCGGGCCGAGTCCGTGTTCGAAGGTCCAGTCCTCGAAAAACACCTCGCCGGCGTCCGAGCGGTTGAGGTAGAGGGCGTTTTCTTCGCCCACCCAGTGGGTGAGGAAGAGATCCACCCGCCGGTTGCCGTCGACGTCGTGGACGCCGATGCCCATGCCGGCGCGGGGATCGCTGGTGCCCGCCGAGACGGTGATGTCTTCAAAGCCATCGCCCCGGTTGCGGAACAAGCGGTCAAAACTCTGGTCGTTCGCCACGTAGAGATCCTGCCGGCCGTCGTCGTCGACGTCGACGAACACCGCCTGCAGGCCGCGCCCTCGGGGGTCGTCGACGCCGGCTTCGGCGGCGATGTCCACAAAGCGGCCCGAGCCGTCGTTTTGCAGCAGCAAGTTGGGCTGGGGAGGGTAGTTGGCGGGGGTCGTCATGGTGCCCGGGCGACCGCCCACTAGCGGGCGGTTGCGGGCGCGATCCCAGGGAAAATCGACGTAGCACGGCACGTAGATGTCGAGATCACCGTCGCCGTCGTAGTCCGCGGCGGCGGCTCCCGTCGCCTGGCAGGGGACGGCGCCCAGGCCGGCGGCAATGCTGCGATCTTCGAAGGTGCCGTCGCCGCGATTGCGATAGAGCACGATCTTGTCGATGCCGGTGATCAGCAGGTCGAGCCAGCCGTCGCCGTCGAGGTCGGCCCACAGCACGCCGTTGTCCCAACCGACGTGGCCAACGCCGGCCGCCTCGGTCACGTCGCGGAAGGTTCCGTCGCCCTGGTTGCGAAACAGCCGGCCGCCCTGGCGCTGCGCTTCGAGGGCCGCGCGCTCCATCAGCGCGGGTCCCGCGAAGTTGGCCAAGTACAGATCATCGAAGCCGTCGTTGTCGTAATCGCCGAAGGCCAGGCCGGAACCGTTGTCCTCCGGCAACAGCGCCGCGCGCACGGCGTTGAAGTGCTGAAAGTCGATGCCCGCAGCGGCGGCGCCCTCGACGAATCGCAGGCTTGTGCCGGGGGTCTCCGCGGTCGCCGCCGGGTCGCCCGGCGCGGGGGCGCAGCCGGCCAGTGGCAAGAGCGCCAGAGCGGACGCGATGATCGGCGGCCGGGCGATGCGGGCGAGTCGGCAGAAAGCGGCGCTCCGCCGGCCCCCGGCCGCCGCTGCGGTGACGGGGTGTGAGTGGAGTGGGTTCATGGTCGGTGATTTCTCAAGATACTTGTCTAGGCTAGCGATGGGTGGTGATGCGGCCGAAGGTGCTCTTGGTACCCCAGATTCCTCGCCGCAGGCACTCGAGCTGCACGATCTGGCTGTGGTCCACGAAGAGGTTGACGTCGATTCCGTAATTCTTGATATACCACGAAAAGACCTCCGGGTCGGCGGCTTCGAACATCACGTTCTCCATCCCCACATGCTTCATGATCTTCGCCGCCACGTCCGTTCGCCACGGATCGGCGTTCTCGGTGATGCCCTCGGATTCGATCATCACGATCGAGGCGCCGGCGTCGAGACACTCGTTCGCCGTGTCGATCAAGATTTGCGGGTCGCGAGTCCCTTCGGCCTCCAGCTCGGCCTGGCTGGTGTCGCCGCCGGCGCCGAACTGGATGCCGATCTCCGGCTTCGGTTTGAGGCCCGCCTTCTTGACCTTCTGGATCAGGCGGATCAAGTCCGGGGTCGGAAGCTGGATGAAGCCGGTGGACAGCTCGATCATGTCGAATTCCAGCCGCTTGCACTCCTCGATGTAGGCGTCGATCTCCTGCGGCGCCCGCGACAGCACGTTCTCGATCCAGCCGCCGGTGGACACGTAAACGCCGTGATCGTGACAGATACGGTTGAGGTTCCTCACGTACTCCGGTGGCATCAACGAGAACGAGCCGCCGGCGTACTTGTAGCCATCGACGTGCTCGCCCATGCCTTCGAGCAGCTCGCGGGTGTAGGTGGGCGTGACCATCGCGTAGTAGGGCCCGCGAATCTCCGTGATCGACCGGGTGCGCGGTTTGGGATCGCGCTCGTTCATGGGGACGAAGGGAAACGCGCGGGACTGCCAGAGTTGCGACTGTTCTTTTTCAGACAAGGTCATTCTCCTGGGCCGGTTTGCGGCCTAAGCTTCGAGGTTTCCGAGGATGGCGGCGAAGTCGCGGGCGCTGATCTGCTCGATATTGCGCACCGCGTCGACGATGGCTCGGCGGGTTCGCTCCGAGGTGAAAGGCTGCGCCAGATCGTTGAATTTCGCGATCACCGTCGGCCAGCTCATCGGCCGGGTATGGAAGCCCTCGTAGTCGGTCTTGGTGACGCGGTGGACGGTGCCGTTTTCGAGGGTGATCGCGAGATCGGCGCAGAGTTCCCCCGGGAAGCGGTCGGTGTACTCCTGCTTGGGCCGGACGGTGAACCGCTGGATGAGACTTTGAATGTCCTGCCGCGTCACCCGGTCGCCTTCGTACTGGGCCGGCAGCACGTTGCCGTCGATGAGCGCCACGCCCACCATGTACTGCAGGGAATGGTCGGCCTCTTCCTTGGTGCGGACGATCGTCTTGTCGCCCTCTTCGCCGCCGCCGATGATGTGGAAAGCGACGTCGAAGATGTCGATCTCGATGTGGCGGATCTGGTCCCAGGTGAAGCCGTGCTCGGCCTGGAGCTCCAGGGCGCCCTCGATGGAGGATTGGGAGTGGATCTCGGCGTTGTACTTCTTGATGATCGAGCGCTTGACGTTTTCGAGGTCTTCTTGCGCCCAGTCGATGTGGAAGGGGCCGGCGATAGACTCTTTGAACCCCTTGTTGCCTTCGAAGACCTCCTCCGGCCCGGTGATGCCCCGGTGGGCCAAGAAGGCGGCGTGCGTGCCGACGAAGCCGGTGTTGGGGTAGGCCAACCCCTTCCAGTGCGACAGTGCGCCGGTGCGGGTACAGCGCAGCGCGTTGTTGCAGGTGCCCGAAATGGCGATGGCGTTGGCGGTCTTTTCCGGATCAAGGCCGAGAGCCCGGGCGACGCCCGCTGCCGATGCATAGGCGCCCTGTACGGTGTGGTCGAATCCCTTGGCTCGGACCGGCGCCTCGTCGCACAGTCGTCCCTGCACCTGGTATGCCGCGGCCATCGCCGTCAACAGGCGGTCGCCGGAGGCGTCGGCGTACTCGGCGGCGGCGAGCACGGCGCCGAAGTTGTCGGACTGGTGGCAGGTCTCACCCTTCGCCAGATAGCTGTCCATGAAGTCCAGGTATCGGCTGAGAGCGCCGTTGTAGAAAGCCGCCCGGTCCGGCGCGCTCTTGCCGCCGCCGATCAGGGTGCAGTGGGGGCTGCCGCCAAAGTCTTTGTGGTGGGCCCGGATCATTTGGATCGGCTCGCCTTCGAGGGCGCCGATGGCGACCCCGATGGTGTCGACGATCCGCTTCTTGAGTTCTTCTCTCGCTTCCTGGGACATCCTTCGGTGGTCCGTGCCGGCGACGAAGCGGCCGAGCTGCCGAACTTCCGTGTCCTTGGGTGCCGCCTGACTCTCGGTAGTCATTTTCCTTGGGTCTCCTATCGTGCTGTCAGCGGCCCCCCCGCGGTCCGGCGCCGGAGCGCCTCGGAGCCGCGGTAGCCGCGAAAGGTGCCAATACTGGACCAATATAGTACTATTTTGGTCAACACCGAAAGGGCGGCGCCCCCGATTGGGCCGTTCTGCCCCCACTCAACCCGTCATCGAAGCCATGGAGAGTACGATGCCCGCCTCACAATCCGCCCCCCTCGGGCTTTCCGATCTGACCGAAGACGAGTGTCTGGTCGTCTCCATCTCGCGCGCCTGGCGACGGCTTGGCCCGACCCAGGCGGTGGCCGAGCACAGCATCGCGCGGCTACTG is drawn from Acidobacteriota bacterium and contains these coding sequences:
- a CDS encoding CRTAC1 family protein is translated as MNPLHSHPVTAAAAGGRRSAAFCRLARIARPPIIASALALLPLAGCAPAPGDPAATAETPGTSLRFVEGAAAAGIDFQHFNAVRAALLPEDNGSGLAFGDYDNDGFDDLYLANFAGPALMERAALEAQRQGGRLFRNQGDGTFRDVTEAAGVGHVGWDNGVLWADLDGDGWLDLLITGIDKIVLYRNRGDGTFEDRSIAAGLGAVPCQATGAAAADYDGDGDLDIYVPCYVDFPWDRARNRPLVGGRPGTMTTPANYPPQPNLLLQNDGSGRFVDIAAEAGVDDPRGRGLQAVFVDVDDDGRQDLYVANDQSFDRLFRNRGDGFEDITVSAGTSDPRAGMGIGVHDVDGNRRVDLFLTHWVGEENALYLNRSDAGEVFFEDWTFEHGLGPIGRDLVGWGTGFRDFDLDGRADLFLVNGSTVEDEWTLEVLSDPKMIPQKLMLYARDDGTYREVSEMAGEVFGKLFVGRGMSFADVDRDGRVDVGVLVHGASPLLLYNRSERLGRWLGVQLVGSAKNRWAAGAKVVVRTIGEDGGERHHTAWRTIGESYLGSHSATLHFGLGAAAEADVEITWPDHSVSRFESLPLDRVLAFDQASQRWRAVPDEPVAPRPWGDLFSSTPETEP
- a CDS encoding MmgE/PrpD family protein, coding for MTTESQAAPKDTEVRQLGRFVAGTDHRRMSQEAREELKKRIVDTIGVAIGALEGEPIQMIRAHHKDFGGSPHCTLIGGGKSAPDRAAFYNGALSRYLDFMDSYLAKGETCHQSDNFGAVLAAAEYADASGDRLLTAMAAAYQVQGRLCDEAPVRAKGFDHTVQGAYASAAGVARALGLDPEKTANAIAISGTCNNALRCTRTGALSHWKGLAYPNTGFVGTHAAFLAHRGITGPEEVFEGNKGFKESIAGPFHIDWAQEDLENVKRSIIKKYNAEIHSQSSIEGALELQAEHGFTWDQIRHIEIDIFDVAFHIIGGGEEGDKTIVRTKEEADHSLQYMVGVALIDGNVLPAQYEGDRVTRQDIQSLIQRFTVRPKQEYTDRFPGELCADLAITLENGTVHRVTKTDYEGFHTRPMSWPTVIAKFNDLAQPFTSERTRRAIVDAVRNIEQISARDFAAILGNLEA
- a CDS encoding TlpA disulfide reductase family protein, with amino-acid sequence MAATEPRRAGRRRRLGRSLAGIAAGASAAWALVACGPPAPAAPTPRPAIEVARTLPGPDFELLGLDGELHRLSAFRGRILLINFWATWCLACREEMPALERLHRAYAERGVAVVGIATDREGRSVVEPYLQEMAVSYPILLDPEAVSASLFGGLTGYPSTFVLDADGLIYSSYLGAQEEATFAEDLRYLLQAEASGGAELPAGALAEDPPPP
- a CDS encoding phosphosulfolactate synthase, with amino-acid sequence MTLSEKEQSQLWQSRAFPFVPMNERDPKPRTRSITEIRGPYYAMVTPTYTRELLEGMGEHVDGYKYAGGSFSLMPPEYVRNLNRICHDHGVYVSTGGWIENVLSRAPQEIDAYIEECKRLEFDMIELSTGFIQLPTPDLIRLIQKVKKAGLKPKPEIGIQFGAGGDTSQAELEAEGTRDPQILIDTANECLDAGASIVMIESEGITENADPWRTDVAAKIMKHVGMENVMFEAADPEVFSWYIKNYGIDVNLFVDHSQIVQLECLRRGIWGTKSTFGRITTHR
- a CDS encoding DUF3179 domain-containing (seleno)protein, which translates into the protein MSKRSLPWTTLSAILTTFSLLGCSSSEPTPGAETPDAHGSQAETVTGGKPFHGLLEYRAKDAKLALVRPTLLAAEDATLAGGVSVVGVSAGGESRAYPLYVLKNHQIVNDRVGGQPIAASWUPSEQSVVVHDRRVGDEELTLGVSGKLIDGNLMMYDTKTDSLWHQASGESREGAFTGEQLAELPDDAWAIHRWSEWRRDHPETLVLTCAHCEGRGEATGTIDELRTGEDGENEEEAAGGGD
- a CDS encoding TonB-dependent receptor, yielding MRPTPSVGSEQSLGSLLSARCLRPFGRATLLTAGCLCLLPAGLSAQVEESTAGEEPPAAAKEQPAVETVREEIIVKASRTESPASATPASVVLIDAEAVESNAVIADELASVLSREVPGFAPSIQKLTGRGETQRGRNPLYLIDGVNQHNALRDGSRDGHTIDLAFVERIEVINGSNAIQGVGATGGVVNILTREPALGAEWNSSIDLRLTGSASEFDSDSLGYKVSGLTGGGGDRFGLLVGASLHERGLFFDADGEAVGLYPTQGDIMDSRTVGLFGKAQWVISENSVVSFLANDFDLERNGDFFAVAGDRSRGVPTGTAEGDPSALVGNPARNENTTFSLTLNQSDLAGGSLTAQVFDQEFKGLFEGGTFGGFFRLTPNGPPFLDQSAVVSEKTGLKLAYNRPFSNDRVLLTAGFDVFRDESAQVLDRSGREWVPETLFETLSPFAQVSVDLGDRVTLSGGARYEDARLEVDDYTTIAAANSTFVSGGEPAFDETLVNAGLIVRPTQEWGFYGAYNESFTMPDVGRVLRSVNVPGLDVDNLFDLEPVIADNIELGVEYTHRRGSARASLFESVAENGSRLSLNAAGIFEVVRQRTEIEGLELFFEFLIDEDFSLAANYALTQGEFDSDGDDSVDSDLDGLNIGPDRLNVFFNGRFGDRFGGYVQVSYFFDRDFDGPAAPTGRDFDGHALVDLSVSYELPVGQLRLGLENLLNEDYFTYFAQTEPNARADTFFKGNGRTVGLSWRVDL
- a CDS encoding TonB-dependent receptor, with product MKIFRATNFAIATCFCLGLPCAPHVLAQLPEATAAANPLATSESPTTPETPAAAKRTDAEISDRALREAESKDVVEDEIVVTAGRREQRQSELVRTTTVVDSLDLREDLAKSSNVGDVLGRQIPGYGAPTFIDLIRNQTLRGREPQYLFDGVPLIYNGGAGFSESPLVKFEPAVVDRVEVLYGPTSNYGAGATGGVIQMLTRGAADDAFRLQLRQQATSYTGASSPFGEDALSYKTAALVSGRLGSFDYLVSGSYDSQNGVFDGEGDIANPVYYGFTDDTSYFGKLGYDLTPSQRVEGFYSFVERDLDGRVFETVLRDDGFATGRESSNQLSFNYGSANEPIDEKGLFSARYSHADLGGGQLALQYYEREDEIIGAWVDLRAIPLPAVFPNNYQKTQLDSSEGFRSQYSRAFGERLNLLVGIDWEDQTRGSRALVFGVGPNFDVDRDLTTPIRDDLFLYPFDLETEGYFAQFDFEASDRLLLSGGVRYEDVEFKIGSGVRVFDFLQAFRPGGSGANSGTAYNFGATFELNTSDVVYGNFAQGFELPSLFQVSNLVPPNQPLESAAAIEPQIVDNFELGYRGYRGNFSYSLAGFFTESEFGENFIYDPETNLGQYNRSPEETYGFETVLGYQATPKLSFVGTAAWYEGDFDPDGDGPEDFVPQTSLDIQPWKATLEGTYALSDRLRLTGLVLAVGDRDRAFDEGIDLFEIEGYVVADLGVDWTLPRGRLMTQITNLFDRAYLAPSSQSYRGNPFFVARVAGAPGRAVSMAYSIDF